A genomic segment from Dietzia psychralcaliphila encodes:
- a CDS encoding nuclear transport factor 2 family protein: MNGGGPVDWEEHQVDAAAVVRALVEARFRGDVTTTTALCTPDIVLRIEGSHEARGREGLAHLMEFNREVATNVRVEIHRVMASGDTVAMSRTMFLTINGQAVELSAGAFFTLRDGLVREWSDYLDMSEVARALGH, from the coding sequence GTGAACGGGGGCGGTCCGGTGGACTGGGAGGAGCATCAAGTCGACGCCGCCGCGGTGGTCAGGGCGCTCGTCGAAGCCAGGTTCCGGGGGGATGTGACCACGACGACCGCTCTGTGCACGCCCGACATCGTGTTGCGGATCGAGGGGTCTCATGAGGCGCGCGGGCGAGAGGGACTGGCGCACCTGATGGAGTTCAACCGAGAGGTCGCCACCAACGTGCGTGTCGAGATTCACCGGGTCATGGCATCGGGTGACACCGTCGCGATGAGCAGGACCATGTTCCTCACCATCAACGGGCAGGCCGTCGAGCTCAGCGCGGGCGCGTTCTTCACGTTGCGTGACGGCCTGGTGCGGGAATGGAGTGACTACCTGGACATGAGCGAGGTGGCGCGCGCGCTCGGGCACTGA
- the purD gene encoding phosphoribosylamine--glycine ligase produces the protein MRILVIGSGAREHAILVALAADPAVTELHAAPGNPGMVQATCHDASVTDPSAVSALARRLEVDLVVIGPEVPLVAGVADALRAAGVPVFGPSAEAARIEGSKAFAKDVMAAAGVRTARAEVVDSPADLDEALDRFGPTWVVKDDGLAAGKGVVVTPDRAAAHAHALACLDDGHPVLLESFLDGPEVSLFCLVDGETVVPLLPAQDHKRVGEGDRGPNTGGMGAYTPLPWLPQGMVDRIVSEVCEPVAREMVARGCGFSGLLYAGLAITASGPEVVEFNCRFGDPETQAVLALLESPLGQALHAVATGRLAELPPLVWRDGAAVTVVLAAENYPSSPRRGDVIEGAEQPGVFHAGTARDENGRLVSAGGRVLSVVGTGPDLAAARAEAYRILDGVELGGGHFRRDIGLAAEEGHISIPG, from the coding sequence GTGCGAATTCTCGTGATCGGTTCCGGTGCCCGTGAGCACGCCATCCTCGTCGCCCTCGCCGCGGACCCCGCGGTGACGGAGCTCCACGCCGCGCCGGGCAACCCCGGCATGGTGCAGGCCACGTGTCACGACGCGTCGGTGACGGATCCCTCGGCGGTCTCCGCGTTGGCACGGCGGCTGGAGGTGGACCTGGTCGTCATCGGCCCCGAGGTGCCGCTGGTGGCGGGGGTGGCCGATGCCCTCCGCGCGGCCGGCGTCCCGGTGTTCGGTCCCTCGGCCGAGGCCGCCCGGATCGAGGGCTCCAAGGCCTTCGCCAAGGACGTCATGGCCGCGGCGGGGGTCCGCACGGCGCGCGCCGAGGTCGTCGACTCGCCCGCCGACCTGGACGAGGCGCTCGACCGGTTCGGCCCCACCTGGGTGGTCAAGGACGACGGCCTCGCGGCCGGCAAGGGGGTCGTGGTCACGCCCGACCGCGCCGCCGCGCACGCCCACGCGCTCGCCTGCCTGGACGACGGGCACCCGGTTCTGCTCGAGTCCTTCCTCGACGGCCCCGAGGTGTCGCTGTTCTGTCTCGTGGACGGCGAGACGGTGGTCCCGCTCCTCCCCGCTCAGGATCACAAGCGTGTCGGGGAGGGGGACCGCGGACCCAACACCGGCGGGATGGGTGCCTACACCCCCCTGCCGTGGCTGCCGCAGGGGATGGTCGACCGGATCGTCTCCGAGGTGTGTGAGCCGGTCGCCCGCGAGATGGTCGCACGGGGATGCGGCTTCTCCGGTCTCCTGTACGCGGGTCTGGCGATCACCGCGTCCGGCCCCGAGGTCGTGGAGTTCAACTGCCGTTTCGGTGATCCCGAGACGCAGGCGGTCCTGGCGCTACTGGAGTCGCCCCTCGGGCAGGCCCTCCACGCGGTGGCCACCGGCCGTCTCGCCGAGCTGCCTCCGCTGGTGTGGCGCGACGGCGCCGCCGTGACCGTCGTGCTGGCCGCGGAGAACTACCCGTCCTCGCCACGCCGGGGGGACGTGATCGAGGGCGCCGAGCAGCCGGGGGTCTTCCACGCCGGGACGGCCCGGGACGAGAACGGGCGACTGGTCTCGGCCGGGGGGCGGGTCCTGTCGGTCGTCGGGACCGGTCCCGACCTCGCCGCCGCGCGCGCGGAGGCCTACCGGATCCTCGACGGGGTCGAGCTGGGCGGCGGTCACTTCCGTCGCGACATCGGCCTGGCGGCCGAGGAGGGACACATCAGCATCCCGGGCTGA
- a CDS encoding HIT family protein, which yields MSTVFSKIISGELPGRFVWEDPEVVAFLTIAPVAAGHTLIVPREEIDRWTDLDPRLWARLNEVAQAVGEAVVEGFGASRAGYLIAGFEVPHTHIHVFPADDMSGFDLSRADPDAPAEESDAAAATIRRALRELGHDEFVPGD from the coding sequence ATGTCGACCGTTTTCAGCAAGATCATCTCCGGTGAGCTGCCGGGCAGGTTCGTCTGGGAGGACCCCGAGGTGGTCGCCTTCCTCACGATCGCGCCCGTCGCGGCCGGCCACACCCTCATCGTCCCGCGAGAGGAGATCGACCGCTGGACCGACCTCGACCCCCGGCTGTGGGCGCGGCTCAACGAGGTCGCCCAGGCGGTCGGCGAGGCCGTCGTCGAGGGTTTCGGGGCGTCGCGGGCCGGCTATCTGATCGCGGGTTTCGAGGTCCCACACACCCACATCCACGTCTTCCCCGCCGACGACATGTCCGGCTTCGACCTGTCCCGCGCGGACCCCGACGCCCCGGCGGAGGAGTCGGACGCGGCGGCCGCGACGATCCGTCGCGCTCTGCGGGAACTCGGCCACGACGAGTTCGTTCCCGGGGACTGA
- a CDS encoding TetR/AcrR family transcriptional regulator, whose translation MIEATAPTADDTVKKKSYHHGDLRNAIIHEATTRARSSGEKAIVLREIAPVIGVSATAAYRHFTNRQQLVEEVSARGFAAMGERVALPGVTGAESAPGLAAYLDLRNAGIAIVAFTVAEPAWARMMIETLGESPTVGFAASDVTDIMQQIVDRGIAAGIFRPGTRIRDQRVLWAGIDGLCSHAMFGLKPMGTPEADHATARTLDLCMTDMLTAEGLRVRDEATLPDGIATDLPS comes from the coding sequence ATGATCGAGGCAACGGCACCGACGGCAGACGACACCGTCAAGAAGAAGTCCTACCACCACGGTGACCTGCGGAACGCGATCATCCACGAGGCCACCACGCGGGCGAGGTCCTCGGGGGAGAAGGCGATCGTGCTGCGGGAGATCGCGCCGGTCATCGGGGTGTCGGCCACCGCCGCCTACCGACATTTCACCAACCGGCAGCAGCTGGTCGAGGAGGTCTCGGCCCGCGGGTTCGCCGCGATGGGTGAGCGTGTCGCCCTCCCGGGGGTCACCGGCGCGGAGTCGGCCCCGGGGCTCGCGGCCTACCTGGACCTCCGCAACGCGGGGATCGCGATCGTGGCGTTCACGGTCGCGGAGCCCGCCTGGGCGCGGATGATGATCGAGACTCTGGGGGAGTCGCCGACGGTCGGGTTCGCTGCGTCGGATGTCACCGACATCATGCAGCAGATCGTCGACCGCGGGATCGCCGCGGGGATCTTCCGTCCGGGGACGAGGATCAGGGACCAGCGCGTCCTGTGGGCGGGGATCGACGGCCTCTGTTCGCACGCGATGTTCGGGCTCAAGCCGATGGGGACCCCGGAGGCGGACCACGCGACGGCGCGCACGCTCGATCTCTGCATGACGGACATGCTCACCGCGGAGGGGCTGCGGGTCCGCGATGAGGCCACGTTGCCGGACGGGATCGCGACCGACCTGCCGAGCTGA
- the idi gene encoding isopentenyl-diphosphate Delta-isomerase — MSSLPDASAPAGTEYVVLLSEDGQPVGTADKATVHTTDTPLHLAFSCHVVDEEGRVLLTRRALHKRAWPGVWTNSFCGHPAPGEDPAEAIVRRAEQELGTRVDGIEPALPDFRYRAVDDSGIVENEICPVFTARIRADLAPRADEVCAHHWARPEDVRKAIDATPFAFSPWLVAQAPRMALYAR, encoded by the coding sequence GGCACCGAGTACGTGGTCCTCCTCTCGGAGGACGGCCAGCCCGTCGGCACCGCGGACAAGGCCACCGTCCACACCACCGACACCCCGCTGCACCTGGCGTTCTCGTGCCACGTGGTCGACGAGGAGGGCCGCGTCCTGCTCACCCGTCGCGCGCTGCACAAGCGCGCCTGGCCGGGTGTGTGGACCAACTCGTTCTGCGGTCACCCCGCACCGGGCGAGGACCCCGCCGAGGCGATAGTGCGACGGGCGGAACAGGAACTCGGGACGCGCGTGGACGGGATCGAGCCGGCGTTGCCGGACTTCCGGTACCGGGCGGTGGACGACTCCGGGATCGTGGAGAACGAGATCTGCCCCGTGTTCACCGCCCGCATCCGCGCCGACCTGGCCCCGCGGGCGGACGAGGTGTGCGCCCACCACTGGGCCCGGCCCGAGGACGTACGCAAGGCCATCGACGCGACGCCGTTCGCGTTCAGCCCCTGGCTGGTCGCACAGGCGCCGCGCATGGCCCTCTACGCTCGTTGA
- a CDS encoding threonine/serine ThrE exporter family protein, whose protein sequence is MEIRDAPAPFTRPLAWLGLRKSTMDLAVEPPLSPMAPVDLDDDGAVTDVLNLALEIAGILLSSGEGAADTVAQGESVAAAFGLPGATVEVTFTSLTIGVNRRRGRPPISVIRVVNYRTIDMTRVTRVARLIDLIVRRQLTVEQATAEVEQIIASPHPHSFRVAVLGWAMLGCAVVIQLGGSPLAGLLSMVSTFALMYANRYLDGHRLPKFFQQIVGGFIAAAWALLAYVFLSDNFVDIQPSTLVAAGIIVLLAGLTLVGAIEDAITGFPVTSAGRGVETMILTGGVLGGITIALAVFARLGMSPPPIDPTISGNAPLYLAVFAAGVGAAGFAVASYATVRATWLAAAVGAIGMVIFQVVTTTGLGVVVGSALAACAMGLFGGILARIATVPPLIVTIAGITPLLPGLSVYRGLSALTSDQTGIGVGLMFQALAIAVALAAGIVFGEWVTRNLRRSAAADQ, encoded by the coding sequence GTGGAGATCCGCGACGCACCTGCCCCGTTCACCCGCCCCCTGGCGTGGCTGGGTCTGCGCAAGTCCACGATGGACCTGGCGGTCGAGCCGCCCCTGTCACCGATGGCGCCGGTCGACCTGGACGACGACGGCGCCGTCACCGACGTCCTGAACCTGGCCCTGGAGATCGCCGGCATCCTCCTCTCCTCCGGGGAGGGCGCGGCGGACACCGTCGCCCAGGGGGAATCGGTCGCGGCGGCGTTCGGCCTGCCGGGCGCCACCGTCGAGGTCACCTTCACCTCGTTGACCATCGGCGTGAACCGCCGACGTGGTCGCCCGCCGATCTCCGTCATCCGGGTGGTCAACTACCGCACGATCGACATGACCCGGGTGACCCGTGTCGCCCGGCTCATCGACCTCATCGTGCGGCGCCAACTGACCGTCGAGCAGGCCACGGCGGAGGTCGAGCAGATCATCGCCTCCCCGCACCCCCACTCGTTCCGGGTCGCGGTCCTGGGGTGGGCGATGCTCGGTTGCGCGGTCGTCATCCAACTGGGTGGCAGCCCGCTCGCCGGACTCCTGTCCATGGTGTCGACGTTCGCGCTGATGTACGCCAACCGCTATCTGGACGGCCACCGCCTCCCGAAGTTCTTCCAGCAGATCGTCGGGGGGTTCATCGCGGCCGCCTGGGCGCTGTTGGCCTACGTGTTCCTGAGCGACAACTTCGTGGACATCCAGCCATCCACACTCGTCGCCGCGGGAATCATCGTGCTCCTCGCGGGGCTCACGCTCGTCGGCGCGATCGAGGACGCCATCACCGGGTTCCCCGTGACGTCGGCCGGCCGCGGCGTGGAGACGATGATCCTCACCGGCGGGGTTCTCGGCGGCATCACGATCGCCCTGGCGGTGTTCGCGCGACTGGGCATGTCCCCGCCCCCCATCGACCCGACCATCTCCGGCAACGCGCCCCTGTATCTCGCCGTCTTCGCGGCGGGGGTCGGGGCCGCCGGCTTCGCGGTGGCCAGTTATGCCACCGTGCGTGCGACGTGGCTCGCCGCGGCGGTCGGGGCGATCGGGATGGTCATCTTCCAGGTGGTCACGACGACCGGGCTGGGCGTGGTGGTGGGTTCCGCGCTCGCGGCCTGTGCGATGGGGTTGTTCGGCGGCATCCTCGCCCGTATCGCGACCGTCCCGCCACTGATCGTGACCATCGCGGGGATCACACCACTCCTGCCCGGGCTGTCCGTCTATCGGGGACTGTCGGCCCTCACCAGTGACCAGACCGGTATCGGTGTGGGACTGATGTTCCAGGCCCTGGCGATCGCGGTGGCCCTGGCGGCCGGCATCGTGTTCGGCGAATGGGTCACGCGTAATCTGCGCAGGTCCGCCGCCGCCGACCAGTGA
- a CDS encoding nuclear transport factor 2 family protein: protein MFSDGEDSGGVDAESTRRIAEAWMRAVTSCDVDAALALSSPSIVYSNGGHLRLYEGHDGVRDIIEDVARMSGFLDVAVLSVVAQAGTVALRRLETYTLPEGGVEIPALAFVDVADGVVTRWEDYKDLRTLNAIAE, encoded by the coding sequence GTGTTCAGCGACGGCGAGGACTCCGGGGGCGTGGACGCTGAGTCCACCCGGCGGATCGCCGAGGCGTGGATGCGCGCGGTCACCTCATGTGACGTGGACGCCGCGCTGGCACTTTCCTCGCCGTCGATCGTCTACTCCAACGGCGGCCACCTCCGTCTCTACGAGGGGCACGACGGAGTGCGTGACATCATCGAGGATGTCGCCCGTATGTCCGGGTTCCTCGACGTGGCCGTCCTGTCGGTGGTGGCGCAAGCGGGGACCGTTGCCCTCCGGCGACTCGAGACCTACACCCTGCCCGAGGGCGGCGTGGAGATCCCGGCACTGGCCTTCGTCGATGTCGCGGACGGTGTGGTCACGCGCTGGGAGGACTACAAGGACTTGCGCACGCTGAACGCGATCGCGGAGTAG